One genomic segment of Equus przewalskii isolate Varuska chromosome 13, EquPr2, whole genome shotgun sequence includes these proteins:
- the TAF7 gene encoding transcription initiation factor TFIID subunit 7, translating into MSKSKDDAPHELESQFILRLPPEYASTVRRAVQSGHVNLKDRLTIELHPDGRHGIVRVDRVPLASKLVDLPCVMESLKTIDKKTFYKTADICQMLVSTVDGDLCPPVEEPVAAADPKASKKKDKDKEKKFIWNHGITLPLKNVRKRRFRKTAKKKYIESPDVEKEVKRLLSTDAEAVSTRWEIIAEDETKETENQGLDIASPGMSGHRQGHDSLEHDELREIFNDLSSSSEDEDETQHQDEEDINIIDTEEDLERQLQDKLNESDEQHQENEGTNQLVMGIQKQIDNMKGKLQETQDRAKRQEDLIMKVENLALKNRFQAVLDELKQKEDREKEQLSSLQEELESLLEK; encoded by the coding sequence atgagtaagagCAAAGATGATGCTCCTCACGAACTGGAGAGCCAGTTTATCTTACGGCTACCTCCGGAATATGCCTCAACTGTGAGGCGAGCCGTACAGTCTGGTCATGTCAACCTGAAGGACAGACTGACAATTGAATTACACCCTGATGGACGTCATGGAATCGTCAGAGTGGACCGGGTCCCACTGGCCTCAAAATTGGTAGATCTTCCATGTGTTATGGAAAGTCTGAAAACCATTGATAAAAAAACCTTTTACAAGACAGCTGATATCTGCCAGATGCTTGTCTCCACAGTTGATGGTGATCTCTGTCCTCCTGTGGAGGAACCAGTTGCTGCTGCTGATCccaaagcaagcaagaaaaaggataaggacaaagagaaaaagtttatATGGAACCATGGAATTACTCTGCCTCTAAAAAATGTCAGAAAGAGGAGGTTCCGGAAGACAGCAAAGAAGAAGTATATTGAATCTCCAGATGTGGAGAAAGAAGTGAAGCGGTTGCTGAGTACAGATGCTGAAGCTGTCAGTACTCGTTGGGAAATAATTGCTGAagatgaaacaaaagaaacagaaaatcaaggCCTTGATATCGCTTCTCCAGGAATGTCTGGCCACAGGCAGGGCCATGACTCACTAGAACATGACGAGCTTCGGGAGATATTCAATGACCTCAGCAGCAGCAGTGAAGATGAAGATGAGACACAGCATCAGGATGAAGAAGATATAAACATCATTGACACTGAGGAAGATCTGGAAAGACAGCTACAGGACAAGCTAAATGAATCAGATGAACAGCACCAAGAAAATGAAGGAACCAATCAGCTGGTTATGGGAATTCAGAAACAGATCGATAACATGAAAGGCAAGCTCCAAGAGACACAGGACAGGGCAAAGCGACAGGAGGATCTCATCATGAAAGTAGAAAACCTGGCTCTCAAGAACAGATTTCAGGCTGTGCTGGATGAACTCAAACAAAAGGAAGACCGAGAAAAGGAGCAGCTTAGCTCTTTGCAAGAAGAGCTAGAATCACTGCTAGAGAAGTGA